A genome region from Trachemys scripta elegans isolate TJP31775 chromosome 2, CAS_Tse_1.0, whole genome shotgun sequence includes the following:
- the AQP4 gene encoding aquaporin-4, with translation MSDRPAARSWGKCGRLCKCETIMVAFKGVWTQPFWKAVSAEFLAMLIFVLLSLGSTINWGGSEKPLPVDMVLIALCFGLSIATMVQCFGHISGGHINPAVTVAMVCTRKISLAKSVFYIVAQCLGAIVGAGILYLVTPPSLVGGLGVTTVHGDLSAGHGLLVELIITFQLVFTIFASCDSKRSDVTGSVALAIGFSVAIGHLFAINYTGASMNPARSFGPAVIMGKWENHWVYWVGPIIGAVLAGALYEYVYCPDTEFKRHFKDVFGKATHQSKGKYVEVDDSRSQIETDDLILKPGTVHVIDIESEDKKGSDPTNEVLSSV, from the exons taagTGTGGACGTCTGTGTAAGTGTGAGACCATCATGGTGGCATTTAAAGGCGTCTGGACTCAGCCTTTCTGGAAAGCTGTTTCAGCAGAATTTTTGGCCATGCTAATTTTTGTCCTCCTCAGCCTTGGCTCTACAATCAACTGGGGTGGATCTGAAAAGCCTCTGCCTGTAGACATGGTCCTTATCGCTCTCTGCTTTGGACTGAGCATTGCAACCATGGTGCAGTGCTTTGGACACATCAGTGGTGGCCATATTAACCCTGCTGTGACTGTTGCTATGGTCTGCACTAGGAAGATCAGCCTTGCCAAGTCTGTCTTCTATATTGTTGCCCAATGCCTGGGTGCCATAGTGGGGGCAGGAATTCTCTACCTTGTCACACCCCCAAGTTTGGTGGGAGGCTTGGGAGTTACTACG GTACACGGAGATCTTTCCGCTGGCCATGGACTCCTGGTGGAGTTGATAATTACATTCCAGCTGGTTTTTACTATTTTTGCCAGCTGTGATTCAAAACGAAGCGATGTCACTGGTTCAGTGGCTTTAGCAATTGGATTTTCTGTTGCAATTGGACATTTATTTGCT aTCAACTACACTGGTGCCAGTATGAATCCTGCTCGATCATTTGGACCTGCAGTTATCATGGGGAAATGGGAAAACCACTGG GTCTATTGGGTGGGACCAATAATAGGAGCAGTCCTTGCAGGTGCCCTTTATGAGTATGTATATTGCCCAGATACTGAGTTCAAGCGACATTTTAAAGATGTCTTCGGGAAGGCTACCCATCAGTCTAAAGGGAAATACGTGGAGGTGGATGATAGCAGGAGTCAAATAGAGACTGACGACTTGATCCTGAAGCCTGGCACGGTTCATGTGATTGACATTGAGAGTGAAGACAAGAAGGGGAGTGATCCAACCAATGAGGTGCTATCTTCTGTATGA